A window of Thermovenabulum gondwanense genomic DNA:
TCTAAAACATATCTTTCTTCTTCCAACCTCTTTTTTGCTTTAAAAAGTTCTTCTTTTTTTAAATTTTCTATAACCATTTTAGCATTTAAAAGTTTTTCCAATTTAAATTTAAATTTTTTCATTCTATTTCATCCCCGGAAAAAATATCTTTTAAAAGCGCAAAGGTTTCTTCAAAGGTTGATTTTTCATTTATTTCCTGTTTCAAGAAATTATTCACCCTATCAATATATCTTAAAGCTTCGTCTATCTTAGGATTAGTGCCTTTTTTATATGCACCTATGTTTATTAATTCTTCCGCTTCCTTATATACCGAAAGGATGTTTTTTACCCTTAAAGACAATCTTCTGTGCTCTTCCGTTATCACTTCATCCATTAATCTGCTAATACTTGATAAAACGTCAATTGCAGGATAAAAATTCATGTTTGCGAGAGTTCTTGAAAGAACAATATGGCCATCCAAAATCCCTCTTACGGCATCAGAAATAGGTTCATTAAAGTCATCCCCATCTACAAGAACGGTATAAATACCAGTAATGGAGCCCACCTTTCCCCTGCCCGCTCTTTCCAGTAATTTGGGAAGTACGGCAAAAACCGAAGGCGTATAACCCCTACTAACCGGTGGCTCGCCCGCTGAAAGTCCAACTTCCCTTTGAGCCATTGCAAATCTCGTAATAGAATCCATCATAAGCATTACATCCATCCCCTGATCCCTGAAATACTCAGCTATGGCAGTAGCGGTAAAAGCTCCTTTCGTTCTTATCAGAGGAGGGTTATCGGAAGTTGCCACTACAACTACCGAGC
This region includes:
- the fliI gene encoding flagellar protein export ATPase FliI, with protein sequence MIEENFEFYRKIIANTETIRPKGKISKIVGLTMEAEGPIAEIGELCEISPYYSKESGKSILAEVVGFNEDKIILMPLADIESIGPGWDVIALGEKLSVPVGENLLGRILDGLGNPIDGKGPIKNLTKYPLNNNPPNPVDRKPIKEPLTLGVRAIDALLTCGKGQRIGIFAGSGVGKSTLLGMIARNSKADINVIALIGERGRELNSFIQKDLGEEGLRRSVVVVATSDNPPLIRTKGAFTATAIAEYFRDQGMDVMLMMDSITRFAMAQREVGLSAGEPPVSRGYTPSVFAVLPKLLERAGRGKVGSITGIYTVLVDGDDFNEPISDAVRGILDGHIVLSRTLANMNFYPAIDVLSSISRLMDEVITEEHRRLSLRVKNILSVYKEAEELINIGAYKKGTNPKIDEALRYIDRVNNFLKQEINEKSTFEETFALLKDIFSGDEIE